From one Ahaetulla prasina isolate Xishuangbanna chromosome 18, ASM2864084v1, whole genome shotgun sequence genomic stretch:
- the TARDBP gene encoding TAR DNA-binding protein 43 isoform X9, whose translation MSEYIRVTEDENEEPIEIPSEDDGTVLLSTVTAQFPGACGLRYRNPVSQCMRGVRLVEGILHAPDNGWGNLVYVVNYPKDNKRKMDETDASSAVKVKRAVQKTSDLIVLGLPWKTTEQDLKEYFSTFGEVLMVQVKKDIKTGHSKGFGFVRFTDYETQVKVMSQRHMIDGRWCDCKLPNSKQSPDEPLRSRKVFVGRCTEDMTADELRQFFSQYGEVVDVFIPKPFRAFAFVTFADDQVAQSLCGEDLIIKGISVHISNAEPKHNSSRQLERGGRFGAC comes from the exons ATGTCGGAATACATCCGAGTAACGGAAGATGAGAACGAGGAACCCATTGAGATCCCTTCAGAGGATGATGGGACTGTATTACTCTCCACAGTTACTGCGCAGTTCCCAGGGGCCTGTGGCCTGCGTTACAGAAACCCCGTGTCTCAATGTATGAGAGGAGTCCGATTAGTGGAAGGAATTCTTCATGCACCAGATAATGGCTGGGGAAATTTGGTATATGTGGtaaattatcccaaag ACAACAAGAGGAAAATGGATGAAACAGATGCTTCATCAGCCGTTAAAGTGAAACGAGCAGTTCAAAAAACCTCTGATCTGATAGTTTTGGGTCTTCCATGGAAAACGACAGAGCAAGATCTGAAAGAATATTTCAGCACGTTTGGAGAAGTTCTCATGGTGCAG GTTAAGAAGGACATCAAAACTGGCCACTCAAAGGGGTTTGGTTTTGTAAGATTTACCGACTATGAAACCCAAGTAAAAGTCATGTCTCAGCGTCACATGATCGATGGAAGATGGTGCGACTGCAAGCTCCCCAATTCTAAG CAAAGTCCAGATGAACCTCTGCGTAGCAGGAAGGTCTTTGTTGGCCGTTGCACTGAGGACATGACTGCAGATGAGCTCCGTCAGTTTTTTTCACAATATGGAGAAGTCGTGGATGTCTTCATTCCCAAACCATTCAGAGCTTTTGCCTTTGTTACGTTTGCTGATGATCAG GTCGCCCAGTCCCTTTGTGGTGAGGACTTGATCATAAAAGGAATCAGCGTCCATATATCCAATGCTGAACCTAAGCACAATAGCAGTAGACAACTAGAAAGAGGTGGAAGATTTGGTG
- the TARDBP gene encoding TAR DNA-binding protein 43 isoform X2, which translates to MSEYIRVTEDENEEPIEIPSEDDGTVLLSTVTAQFPGACGLRYRNPVSQCMRGVRLVEGILHAPDNGWGNLVYVVNYPKDNKRKMDETDASSAVKVKRAVQKTSDLIVLGLPWKTTEQDLKEYFSTFGEVLMVQVKKDIKTGHSKGFGFVRFTDYETQVKVMSQRHMIDGRWCDCKLPNSKQSPDEPLRSRKVFVGRCTEDMTADELRQFFSQYGEVVDVFIPKPFRAFAFVTFADDQVAQSLCGEDLIIKGISVHISNAEPKHNSSRQLERGGRFGGLPASCSRNSKTYDPVFIAFATNISEMQFCHMKYPIPGQQAPLGLSKNPK; encoded by the exons ATGTCGGAATACATCCGAGTAACGGAAGATGAGAACGAGGAACCCATTGAGATCCCTTCAGAGGATGATGGGACTGTATTACTCTCCACAGTTACTGCGCAGTTCCCAGGGGCCTGTGGCCTGCGTTACAGAAACCCCGTGTCTCAATGTATGAGAGGAGTCCGATTAGTGGAAGGAATTCTTCATGCACCAGATAATGGCTGGGGAAATTTGGTATATGTGGtaaattatcccaaag ACAACAAGAGGAAAATGGATGAAACAGATGCTTCATCAGCCGTTAAAGTGAAACGAGCAGTTCAAAAAACCTCTGATCTGATAGTTTTGGGTCTTCCATGGAAAACGACAGAGCAAGATCTGAAAGAATATTTCAGCACGTTTGGAGAAGTTCTCATGGTGCAG GTTAAGAAGGACATCAAAACTGGCCACTCAAAGGGGTTTGGTTTTGTAAGATTTACCGACTATGAAACCCAAGTAAAAGTCATGTCTCAGCGTCACATGATCGATGGAAGATGGTGCGACTGCAAGCTCCCCAATTCTAAG CAAAGTCCAGATGAACCTCTGCGTAGCAGGAAGGTCTTTGTTGGCCGTTGCACTGAGGACATGACTGCAGATGAGCTCCGTCAGTTTTTTTCACAATATGGAGAAGTCGTGGATGTCTTCATTCCCAAACCATTCAGAGCTTTTGCCTTTGTTACGTTTGCTGATGATCAG GTCGCCCAGTCCCTTTGTGGTGAGGACTTGATCATAAAAGGAATCAGCGTCCATATATCCAATGCTGAACCTAAGCACAATAGCAGTAGACAACTAGAAAGAGGTGGAAGATTTGGTG gtttgcCTGCCTCATGTAGCAGAAACTCCAAAACTTATGACCCAGTCTTCATAGCTTTTGCAACAAACATATCTGAAATGCAGTTCTGTCATATGAAGTACCCCATCCCTGGTCAGCAGGCACCACTGGGTCTAAGCAAAAATCCAAAATAA
- the TARDBP gene encoding TAR DNA-binding protein 43 isoform X3 has protein sequence MSEYIRVTEDENEEPIEIPSEDDGTVLLSTVTAQFPGACGLRYRNPVSQCMRGVRLVEGILHAPDNGWGNLVYVVNYPKDNKRKMDETDASSAVKVKRAVQKTSDLIVLGLPWKTTEQDLKEYFSTFGEVLMVQVKKDIKTGHSKGFGFVRFTDYETQVKVMSQRHMIDGRWCDCKLPNSKQSPDEPLRSRKVFVGRCTEDMTADELRQFFSQYGEVVDVFIPKPFRAFAFVTFADDQVAQSLCGEDLIIKGISVHISNAEPKHNSSRQLERGLPASCSRNSKTYDPVFIAFATNISEMQFCHMKYPIPGQQAPLGLSKNPK, from the exons ATGTCGGAATACATCCGAGTAACGGAAGATGAGAACGAGGAACCCATTGAGATCCCTTCAGAGGATGATGGGACTGTATTACTCTCCACAGTTACTGCGCAGTTCCCAGGGGCCTGTGGCCTGCGTTACAGAAACCCCGTGTCTCAATGTATGAGAGGAGTCCGATTAGTGGAAGGAATTCTTCATGCACCAGATAATGGCTGGGGAAATTTGGTATATGTGGtaaattatcccaaag ACAACAAGAGGAAAATGGATGAAACAGATGCTTCATCAGCCGTTAAAGTGAAACGAGCAGTTCAAAAAACCTCTGATCTGATAGTTTTGGGTCTTCCATGGAAAACGACAGAGCAAGATCTGAAAGAATATTTCAGCACGTTTGGAGAAGTTCTCATGGTGCAG GTTAAGAAGGACATCAAAACTGGCCACTCAAAGGGGTTTGGTTTTGTAAGATTTACCGACTATGAAACCCAAGTAAAAGTCATGTCTCAGCGTCACATGATCGATGGAAGATGGTGCGACTGCAAGCTCCCCAATTCTAAG CAAAGTCCAGATGAACCTCTGCGTAGCAGGAAGGTCTTTGTTGGCCGTTGCACTGAGGACATGACTGCAGATGAGCTCCGTCAGTTTTTTTCACAATATGGAGAAGTCGTGGATGTCTTCATTCCCAAACCATTCAGAGCTTTTGCCTTTGTTACGTTTGCTGATGATCAG GTCGCCCAGTCCCTTTGTGGTGAGGACTTGATCATAAAAGGAATCAGCGTCCATATATCCAATGCTGAACCTAAGCACAATAGCAGTAGACAACTAGAAAGAG gtttgcCTGCCTCATGTAGCAGAAACTCCAAAACTTATGACCCAGTCTTCATAGCTTTTGCAACAAACATATCTGAAATGCAGTTCTGTCATATGAAGTACCCCATCCCTGGTCAGCAGGCACCACTGGGTCTAAGCAAAAATCCAAAATAA
- the TARDBP gene encoding TAR DNA-binding protein 43 isoform X10 → MSEYIRVTEDENEEPIEIPSEDDGTVLLSTVTAQFPGACGLRYRNPVSQCMRGVRLVEGILHAPDNGWGNLVYVVNYPKDNKRKMDETDASSAVKVKRAVQKTSDLIVLGLPWKTTEQDLKEYFSTFGEVLMVQVKKDIKTGHSKGFGFVRFTDYETQVKVMSQRHMIDGRWCDCKLPNSKQSPDEPLRSRKVFVGRCTEDMTADELRQFFSQYGEVVDVFIPKPFRAFAFVTFADDQVAQSLCGEDLIIKGISVHISNAEPKHNSSRQLERVQYGDLI, encoded by the exons ATGTCGGAATACATCCGAGTAACGGAAGATGAGAACGAGGAACCCATTGAGATCCCTTCAGAGGATGATGGGACTGTATTACTCTCCACAGTTACTGCGCAGTTCCCAGGGGCCTGTGGCCTGCGTTACAGAAACCCCGTGTCTCAATGTATGAGAGGAGTCCGATTAGTGGAAGGAATTCTTCATGCACCAGATAATGGCTGGGGAAATTTGGTATATGTGGtaaattatcccaaag ACAACAAGAGGAAAATGGATGAAACAGATGCTTCATCAGCCGTTAAAGTGAAACGAGCAGTTCAAAAAACCTCTGATCTGATAGTTTTGGGTCTTCCATGGAAAACGACAGAGCAAGATCTGAAAGAATATTTCAGCACGTTTGGAGAAGTTCTCATGGTGCAG GTTAAGAAGGACATCAAAACTGGCCACTCAAAGGGGTTTGGTTTTGTAAGATTTACCGACTATGAAACCCAAGTAAAAGTCATGTCTCAGCGTCACATGATCGATGGAAGATGGTGCGACTGCAAGCTCCCCAATTCTAAG CAAAGTCCAGATGAACCTCTGCGTAGCAGGAAGGTCTTTGTTGGCCGTTGCACTGAGGACATGACTGCAGATGAGCTCCGTCAGTTTTTTTCACAATATGGAGAAGTCGTGGATGTCTTCATTCCCAAACCATTCAGAGCTTTTGCCTTTGTTACGTTTGCTGATGATCAG GTCGCCCAGTCCCTTTGTGGTGAGGACTTGATCATAAAAGGAATCAGCGTCCATATATCCAATGCTGAACCTAAGCACAATAGCAGTAGACAACTAGAAAGAG TACAGTATGGAGACCTCATTTAG
- the TARDBP gene encoding TAR DNA-binding protein 43 isoform X8 — translation MSEYIRVTEDENEEPIEIPSEDDGTVLLSTVTAQFPGACGLRYRNPVSQCMRGVRLVEGILHAPDNGWGNLVYVVNYPKDNKRKMDETDASSAVKVKRAVQKTSDLIVLGLPWKTTEQDLKEYFSTFGEVLMVQVKKDIKTGHSKGFGFVRFTDYETQVKVMSQRHMIDGRWCDCKLPNSKQSPDEPLRSRKVFVGRCTEDMTADELRQFFSQYGEVVDVFIPKPFRAFAFVTFADDQVAQSLCGEDLIIKGISVHISNAEPKHNSSRQLERGGRFGVQYGDLI, via the exons ATGTCGGAATACATCCGAGTAACGGAAGATGAGAACGAGGAACCCATTGAGATCCCTTCAGAGGATGATGGGACTGTATTACTCTCCACAGTTACTGCGCAGTTCCCAGGGGCCTGTGGCCTGCGTTACAGAAACCCCGTGTCTCAATGTATGAGAGGAGTCCGATTAGTGGAAGGAATTCTTCATGCACCAGATAATGGCTGGGGAAATTTGGTATATGTGGtaaattatcccaaag ACAACAAGAGGAAAATGGATGAAACAGATGCTTCATCAGCCGTTAAAGTGAAACGAGCAGTTCAAAAAACCTCTGATCTGATAGTTTTGGGTCTTCCATGGAAAACGACAGAGCAAGATCTGAAAGAATATTTCAGCACGTTTGGAGAAGTTCTCATGGTGCAG GTTAAGAAGGACATCAAAACTGGCCACTCAAAGGGGTTTGGTTTTGTAAGATTTACCGACTATGAAACCCAAGTAAAAGTCATGTCTCAGCGTCACATGATCGATGGAAGATGGTGCGACTGCAAGCTCCCCAATTCTAAG CAAAGTCCAGATGAACCTCTGCGTAGCAGGAAGGTCTTTGTTGGCCGTTGCACTGAGGACATGACTGCAGATGAGCTCCGTCAGTTTTTTTCACAATATGGAGAAGTCGTGGATGTCTTCATTCCCAAACCATTCAGAGCTTTTGCCTTTGTTACGTTTGCTGATGATCAG GTCGCCCAGTCCCTTTGTGGTGAGGACTTGATCATAAAAGGAATCAGCGTCCATATATCCAATGCTGAACCTAAGCACAATAGCAGTAGACAACTAGAAAGAGGTGGAAGATTTGGTG TACAGTATGGAGACCTCATTTAG
- the TARDBP gene encoding TAR DNA-binding protein 43 isoform X5, whose protein sequence is MSEYIRVTEDENEEPIEIPSEDDGTVLLSTVTAQFPGACGLRYRNPVSQCMRGVRLVEGILHAPDNGWGNLVYVVNYPKDNKRKMDETDASSAVKVKRAVQKTSDLIVLGLPWKTTEQDLKEYFSTFGEVLMVQVKKDIKTGHSKGFGFVRFTDYETQVKVMSQRHMIDGRWCDCKLPNSKQSPDEPLRSRKVFVGRCTEDMTADELRQFFSQYGEVVDVFIPKPFRAFAFVTFADDQVAQSLCGEDLIIKGISVHISNAEPKHNSSRQLERGILLSPCFPHPRLLHHTAHATS, encoded by the exons ATGTCGGAATACATCCGAGTAACGGAAGATGAGAACGAGGAACCCATTGAGATCCCTTCAGAGGATGATGGGACTGTATTACTCTCCACAGTTACTGCGCAGTTCCCAGGGGCCTGTGGCCTGCGTTACAGAAACCCCGTGTCTCAATGTATGAGAGGAGTCCGATTAGTGGAAGGAATTCTTCATGCACCAGATAATGGCTGGGGAAATTTGGTATATGTGGtaaattatcccaaag ACAACAAGAGGAAAATGGATGAAACAGATGCTTCATCAGCCGTTAAAGTGAAACGAGCAGTTCAAAAAACCTCTGATCTGATAGTTTTGGGTCTTCCATGGAAAACGACAGAGCAAGATCTGAAAGAATATTTCAGCACGTTTGGAGAAGTTCTCATGGTGCAG GTTAAGAAGGACATCAAAACTGGCCACTCAAAGGGGTTTGGTTTTGTAAGATTTACCGACTATGAAACCCAAGTAAAAGTCATGTCTCAGCGTCACATGATCGATGGAAGATGGTGCGACTGCAAGCTCCCCAATTCTAAG CAAAGTCCAGATGAACCTCTGCGTAGCAGGAAGGTCTTTGTTGGCCGTTGCACTGAGGACATGACTGCAGATGAGCTCCGTCAGTTTTTTTCACAATATGGAGAAGTCGTGGATGTCTTCATTCCCAAACCATTCAGAGCTTTTGCCTTTGTTACGTTTGCTGATGATCAG GTCGCCCAGTCCCTTTGTGGTGAGGACTTGATCATAAAAGGAATCAGCGTCCATATATCCAATGCTGAACCTAAGCACAATAGCAGTAGACAACTAGAAAGAG GAATACTCCTGTCTCCATGCTTTCCTCATCCAAGACTCCTTCATCACACCGCACATGCTACGTCTTAA
- the TARDBP gene encoding TAR DNA-binding protein 43 isoform X11: protein MSEYIRVTEDENEEPIEIPSEDDGTVLLSTVTAQFPGACGLRYRNPVSQCMRGVRLVEGILHAPDNGWGNLVYVVNYPKDNKRKMDETDASSAVKVKRAVQKTSDLIVLGLPWKTTEQDLKEYFSTFGEVLMVQVKKDIKTGHSKGFGFVRFTDYETQVKVMSQRHMIDGRWCDCKLPNSKQSPDEPLRSRKVFVGRCTEDMTADELRQFFSQYGEVVDVFIPKPFRAFAFVTFADDQVAQSLCGEDLIIKGISVHISNAEPKHNSSRQLERAC, encoded by the exons ATGTCGGAATACATCCGAGTAACGGAAGATGAGAACGAGGAACCCATTGAGATCCCTTCAGAGGATGATGGGACTGTATTACTCTCCACAGTTACTGCGCAGTTCCCAGGGGCCTGTGGCCTGCGTTACAGAAACCCCGTGTCTCAATGTATGAGAGGAGTCCGATTAGTGGAAGGAATTCTTCATGCACCAGATAATGGCTGGGGAAATTTGGTATATGTGGtaaattatcccaaag ACAACAAGAGGAAAATGGATGAAACAGATGCTTCATCAGCCGTTAAAGTGAAACGAGCAGTTCAAAAAACCTCTGATCTGATAGTTTTGGGTCTTCCATGGAAAACGACAGAGCAAGATCTGAAAGAATATTTCAGCACGTTTGGAGAAGTTCTCATGGTGCAG GTTAAGAAGGACATCAAAACTGGCCACTCAAAGGGGTTTGGTTTTGTAAGATTTACCGACTATGAAACCCAAGTAAAAGTCATGTCTCAGCGTCACATGATCGATGGAAGATGGTGCGACTGCAAGCTCCCCAATTCTAAG CAAAGTCCAGATGAACCTCTGCGTAGCAGGAAGGTCTTTGTTGGCCGTTGCACTGAGGACATGACTGCAGATGAGCTCCGTCAGTTTTTTTCACAATATGGAGAAGTCGTGGATGTCTTCATTCCCAAACCATTCAGAGCTTTTGCCTTTGTTACGTTTGCTGATGATCAG GTCGCCCAGTCCCTTTGTGGTGAGGACTTGATCATAAAAGGAATCAGCGTCCATATATCCAATGCTGAACCTAAGCACAATAGCAGTAGACAACTAGAAAGAG
- the TARDBP gene encoding TAR DNA-binding protein 43 isoform X1, protein MSEYIRVTEDENEEPIEIPSEDDGTVLLSTVTAQFPGACGLRYRNPVSQCMRGVRLVEGILHAPDNGWGNLVYVVNYPKDNKRKMDETDASSAVKVKRAVQKTSDLIVLGLPWKTTEQDLKEYFSTFGEVLMVQVKKDIKTGHSKGFGFVRFTDYETQVKVMSQRHMIDGRWCDCKLPNSKQSPDEPLRSRKVFVGRCTEDMTADELRQFFSQYGEVVDVFIPKPFRAFAFVTFADDQVAQSLCGEDLIIKGISVHISNAEPKHNSSRQLERGGRFGGNPGGFGNQGGFPNRGGGGGGGGLGNSQGSNMGGGMNFGAFSINPAMMAAAQAALQSSWGMMGMLASQQNQSGPSGNNQPQGSMQREQNQGFSSGSNSYGSSNSGPAIGWGSSNTGSSSGFNGGFGSSMDSKSSGWGM, encoded by the exons ATGTCGGAATACATCCGAGTAACGGAAGATGAGAACGAGGAACCCATTGAGATCCCTTCAGAGGATGATGGGACTGTATTACTCTCCACAGTTACTGCGCAGTTCCCAGGGGCCTGTGGCCTGCGTTACAGAAACCCCGTGTCTCAATGTATGAGAGGAGTCCGATTAGTGGAAGGAATTCTTCATGCACCAGATAATGGCTGGGGAAATTTGGTATATGTGGtaaattatcccaaag ACAACAAGAGGAAAATGGATGAAACAGATGCTTCATCAGCCGTTAAAGTGAAACGAGCAGTTCAAAAAACCTCTGATCTGATAGTTTTGGGTCTTCCATGGAAAACGACAGAGCAAGATCTGAAAGAATATTTCAGCACGTTTGGAGAAGTTCTCATGGTGCAG GTTAAGAAGGACATCAAAACTGGCCACTCAAAGGGGTTTGGTTTTGTAAGATTTACCGACTATGAAACCCAAGTAAAAGTCATGTCTCAGCGTCACATGATCGATGGAAGATGGTGCGACTGCAAGCTCCCCAATTCTAAG CAAAGTCCAGATGAACCTCTGCGTAGCAGGAAGGTCTTTGTTGGCCGTTGCACTGAGGACATGACTGCAGATGAGCTCCGTCAGTTTTTTTCACAATATGGAGAAGTCGTGGATGTCTTCATTCCCAAACCATTCAGAGCTTTTGCCTTTGTTACGTTTGCTGATGATCAG GTCGCCCAGTCCCTTTGTGGTGAGGACTTGATCATAAAAGGAATCAGCGTCCATATATCCAATGCTGAACCTAAGCACAATAGCAGTAGACAACTAGAAAGAGGTGGAAGATTTGGTGGTAATCCAGGAGGCTTTGGGAATCAGGGTGGATTTCCTAACCGCGGGGGAGGCGGGGGAGGCGGCGGACTGGGTAACAGCCAGGGCAGTAACATGGGAGGTGGGATGAACTTTGGGGCCTTCAGCATCAATCCTGCCATGATGGCGGCCGCCCAGGCCGCCCTGCAAAGCAGCTGGGGGATGATGGGCATGCTCGCTAGCCAGCAAAACCAGTCTGGGCCGTCAGGGAACAACCAGCCACAGGGCAGCATGCAGAGGGAGCAGAACCAAGGGTTTAGCTCTGGGAGCAATTCCTACGGAAGCTCGAACTCTGGCCCAGCGATAGGGTGGGGCTCCTCCAACACAGGCTCCAGCAGTGGGTTTAATGGTGGATTTGGTTCAAGTATGGATTCCAAATCATCCGGATGGGGGATGTAG
- the TARDBP gene encoding TAR DNA-binding protein 43 isoform X7: MSEYIRVTEDENEEPIEIPSEDDGTVLLSTVTAQFPGACGLRYRNPVSQCMRGVRLVEGILHAPDNGWGNLVYVVNYPKDNKRKMDETDASSAVKVKRAVQKTSDLIVLGLPWKTTEQDLKEYFSTFGEVLMVQVKKDIKTGHSKGFGFVRFTDYETQVKVMSQRHMIDGRWCDCKLPNSKQSPDEPLRSRKVFVGRCTEDMTADELRQFFSQYGEVVDVFIPKPFRAFAFVTFADDQVAQSLCGEDLIIKGISVHISNAEPKHNSSRQLERGGRFGECNVGVGFFSF; encoded by the exons ATGTCGGAATACATCCGAGTAACGGAAGATGAGAACGAGGAACCCATTGAGATCCCTTCAGAGGATGATGGGACTGTATTACTCTCCACAGTTACTGCGCAGTTCCCAGGGGCCTGTGGCCTGCGTTACAGAAACCCCGTGTCTCAATGTATGAGAGGAGTCCGATTAGTGGAAGGAATTCTTCATGCACCAGATAATGGCTGGGGAAATTTGGTATATGTGGtaaattatcccaaag ACAACAAGAGGAAAATGGATGAAACAGATGCTTCATCAGCCGTTAAAGTGAAACGAGCAGTTCAAAAAACCTCTGATCTGATAGTTTTGGGTCTTCCATGGAAAACGACAGAGCAAGATCTGAAAGAATATTTCAGCACGTTTGGAGAAGTTCTCATGGTGCAG GTTAAGAAGGACATCAAAACTGGCCACTCAAAGGGGTTTGGTTTTGTAAGATTTACCGACTATGAAACCCAAGTAAAAGTCATGTCTCAGCGTCACATGATCGATGGAAGATGGTGCGACTGCAAGCTCCCCAATTCTAAG CAAAGTCCAGATGAACCTCTGCGTAGCAGGAAGGTCTTTGTTGGCCGTTGCACTGAGGACATGACTGCAGATGAGCTCCGTCAGTTTTTTTCACAATATGGAGAAGTCGTGGATGTCTTCATTCCCAAACCATTCAGAGCTTTTGCCTTTGTTACGTTTGCTGATGATCAG GTCGCCCAGTCCCTTTGTGGTGAGGACTTGATCATAAAAGGAATCAGCGTCCATATATCCAATGCTGAACCTAAGCACAATAGCAGTAGACAACTAGAAAGAGGTGGAAGATTTGGTG AATGCAATGTTGGTGtcggctttttttccttttaa
- the TARDBP gene encoding TAR DNA-binding protein 43 isoform X4, whose protein sequence is MSEYIRVTEDENEEPIEIPSEDDGTVLLSTVTAQFPGACGLRYRNPVSQCMRGVRLVEGILHAPDNGWGNLVYVVNYPKDNKRKMDETDASSAVKVKRAVQKTSDLIVLGLPWKTTEQDLKEYFSTFGEVLMVQVKKDIKTGHSKGFGFVRFTDYETQVKVMSQRHMIDGRWCDCKLPNSKQSPDEPLRSRKVFVGRCTEDMTADELRQFFSQYGEVVDVFIPKPFRAFAFVTFADDQVAQSLCGEDLIIKGISVHISNAEPKHNSSRQLERGGRFGGILLSPCFPHPRLLHHTAHATS, encoded by the exons ATGTCGGAATACATCCGAGTAACGGAAGATGAGAACGAGGAACCCATTGAGATCCCTTCAGAGGATGATGGGACTGTATTACTCTCCACAGTTACTGCGCAGTTCCCAGGGGCCTGTGGCCTGCGTTACAGAAACCCCGTGTCTCAATGTATGAGAGGAGTCCGATTAGTGGAAGGAATTCTTCATGCACCAGATAATGGCTGGGGAAATTTGGTATATGTGGtaaattatcccaaag ACAACAAGAGGAAAATGGATGAAACAGATGCTTCATCAGCCGTTAAAGTGAAACGAGCAGTTCAAAAAACCTCTGATCTGATAGTTTTGGGTCTTCCATGGAAAACGACAGAGCAAGATCTGAAAGAATATTTCAGCACGTTTGGAGAAGTTCTCATGGTGCAG GTTAAGAAGGACATCAAAACTGGCCACTCAAAGGGGTTTGGTTTTGTAAGATTTACCGACTATGAAACCCAAGTAAAAGTCATGTCTCAGCGTCACATGATCGATGGAAGATGGTGCGACTGCAAGCTCCCCAATTCTAAG CAAAGTCCAGATGAACCTCTGCGTAGCAGGAAGGTCTTTGTTGGCCGTTGCACTGAGGACATGACTGCAGATGAGCTCCGTCAGTTTTTTTCACAATATGGAGAAGTCGTGGATGTCTTCATTCCCAAACCATTCAGAGCTTTTGCCTTTGTTACGTTTGCTGATGATCAG GTCGCCCAGTCCCTTTGTGGTGAGGACTTGATCATAAAAGGAATCAGCGTCCATATATCCAATGCTGAACCTAAGCACAATAGCAGTAGACAACTAGAAAGAGGTGGAAGATTTGGTG GAATACTCCTGTCTCCATGCTTTCCTCATCCAAGACTCCTTCATCACACCGCACATGCTACGTCTTAA
- the TARDBP gene encoding TAR DNA-binding protein 43 isoform X6 produces the protein MSEYIRVTEDENEEPIEIPSEDDGTVLLSTVTAQFPGACGLRYRNPVSQCMRGVRLVEGILHAPDNGWGNLVYVVNYPKDNKRKMDETDASSAVKVKRAVQKTSDLIVLGLPWKTTEQDLKEYFSTFGEVLMVQVKKDIKTGHSKGFGFVRFTDYETQVKVMSQRHMIDGRWCDCKLPNSKQSPDEPLRSRKVFVGRCTEDMTADELRQFFSQYGEVVDVFIPKPFRAFAFVTFADDQVAQSLCGEDLIIKGISVHISNAEPKHNSSRQLERGGRFGARASSRRCGFVSRP, from the exons ATGTCGGAATACATCCGAGTAACGGAAGATGAGAACGAGGAACCCATTGAGATCCCTTCAGAGGATGATGGGACTGTATTACTCTCCACAGTTACTGCGCAGTTCCCAGGGGCCTGTGGCCTGCGTTACAGAAACCCCGTGTCTCAATGTATGAGAGGAGTCCGATTAGTGGAAGGAATTCTTCATGCACCAGATAATGGCTGGGGAAATTTGGTATATGTGGtaaattatcccaaag ACAACAAGAGGAAAATGGATGAAACAGATGCTTCATCAGCCGTTAAAGTGAAACGAGCAGTTCAAAAAACCTCTGATCTGATAGTTTTGGGTCTTCCATGGAAAACGACAGAGCAAGATCTGAAAGAATATTTCAGCACGTTTGGAGAAGTTCTCATGGTGCAG GTTAAGAAGGACATCAAAACTGGCCACTCAAAGGGGTTTGGTTTTGTAAGATTTACCGACTATGAAACCCAAGTAAAAGTCATGTCTCAGCGTCACATGATCGATGGAAGATGGTGCGACTGCAAGCTCCCCAATTCTAAG CAAAGTCCAGATGAACCTCTGCGTAGCAGGAAGGTCTTTGTTGGCCGTTGCACTGAGGACATGACTGCAGATGAGCTCCGTCAGTTTTTTTCACAATATGGAGAAGTCGTGGATGTCTTCATTCCCAAACCATTCAGAGCTTTTGCCTTTGTTACGTTTGCTGATGATCAG GTCGCCCAGTCCCTTTGTGGTGAGGACTTGATCATAAAAGGAATCAGCGTCCATATATCCAATGCTGAACCTAAGCACAATAGCAGTAGACAACTAGAAAGAGGTGGAAGATTTGGTG